A stretch of the Vigna radiata var. radiata cultivar VC1973A chromosome 9, Vradiata_ver6, whole genome shotgun sequence genome encodes the following:
- the LOC106773904 gene encoding protein SLE2, whose translation MASRQQNKQELDERARQGETVVPGGTGGKSVEAQQHLAEGRSKGGQTRKEQLGTEGYKEMGRKGGLSTMDKSGEERAREEGIEIDESKFRTSANKDNDM comes from the exons ATGGCAAGTCGTCAGCAGAACAAACAAGAGCTTGATGAGAGAGCAAGGCAGGGAGAGACTGTTGTTCCCGGTGGTACTGGTGGCAAGAGCGTTGAGGCTCAGCAACACCTTGCTGAAG GAAGGAGCAAGGGAGGGCAAACAAGGAAGGAACAACTAGGGACAGAAGGGTACAAAGAAATGGGACGAAAGGGTGGGTTGAGCACCATGGATAAATCAGGAGAAGAACGTGCTAGAGAGGAAGGCATTGAAATTGATGAATCCAAGTTCAGGACTTCTGCCAATAAGGACAACGACATgtaa